The proteins below are encoded in one region of Metabacillus dongyingensis:
- the rpoD gene encoding RNA polymerase sigma factor RpoD, with translation MADKQTHDSELTLEQAKDQLTEIGKKRGVLTYEEIAERMSGFEIESDQMDEYYEYLGEQGVELVGDNESTDDPNIQQLAKEEEFDLNDLSVPPGVKINDPVRMYLKEIGRVDLLTADEEIKLANRIEEGDEEAKRRLAEANLRLVVSIAKRYVGRGMLFLDLIQEGNMGLMKAVEKFDYRKGFKFSTYATWWIRQAITRAIADQARTIRIPVHMVETINKLIRVQRQLLQDLGREPSPEEIAEDMDLTPDKVREILKIAQEPVSLETPIGEEDDSHLGDFIEDQDATSPSEHAAYELLKEQLEDVLDTLTDREENVLRLRFGLDDGRTRTLEEVGKVFGVTRERIRQIEAKALRKLRHPSRSKRLKDFLE, from the coding sequence ATGGCTGATAAACAAACCCATGATTCTGAATTGACATTGGAACAAGCAAAAGACCAATTAACTGAAATCGGAAAAAAACGTGGAGTTTTAACATACGAAGAGATTGCTGAGCGCATGTCTGGCTTCGAAATTGAATCAGACCAAATGGATGAGTATTATGAATACCTTGGCGAGCAGGGCGTTGAATTAGTTGGTGATAATGAATCGACTGATGATCCTAATATACAGCAGCTGGCGAAGGAAGAAGAATTTGATCTAAATGATTTAAGCGTGCCTCCAGGTGTTAAGATTAATGATCCTGTCCGTATGTATCTGAAAGAAATTGGCCGGGTAGATCTTTTAACCGCAGATGAGGAAATTAAGCTTGCAAACCGCATTGAAGAAGGCGATGAAGAAGCGAAGAGAAGACTCGCAGAAGCAAACCTTCGTCTTGTTGTAAGTATCGCTAAAAGATATGTCGGCCGTGGTATGCTGTTTTTGGATCTTATCCAAGAAGGCAATATGGGCTTAATGAAAGCTGTAGAGAAGTTCGATTACCGCAAAGGATTTAAATTCAGTACCTATGCTACTTGGTGGATTCGCCAGGCTATAACAAGAGCCATAGCTGATCAGGCAAGAACCATTCGTATTCCGGTTCACATGGTTGAGACAATTAATAAATTAATTCGTGTTCAGCGTCAGCTTCTTCAGGATTTAGGACGTGAACCATCTCCGGAAGAAATTGCAGAAGATATGGATTTAACTCCTGATAAAGTAAGAGAAATTCTAAAAATTGCTCAAGAACCGGTATCTCTTGAAACACCAATTGGTGAAGAAGATGATTCACATCTTGGAGATTTTATTGAGGATCAAGATGCAACTTCTCCTTCCGAACATGCTGCTTACGAGCTGTTAAAAGAACAGCTTGAAGATGTACTGGATACATTGACTGACCGTGAAGAAAACGTTCTGCGTCTTCGTTTCGGACTGGATGACGGCCGTACAAGAACACTTGAAGAAGTAGGGAAAGTATTTGGCGTTACTAGAGAACGTATCCGTCAAATTGAAGCAAAGGCACTTCGTAAGCTGCGCCACCCAAGCAGAAGCAAACGATTAAAAGATTTCTTAGAATAG
- the dnaG gene encoding DNA primase, which produces MGNRIPDEIIDKIQQSADIVDVVSEYVQLKKQGRNHFGLCPFHGEKSPSFSVSHDKQIYHCFGCGSGGNVFSFLMQIEGYSFVEAASALADKLHIDLPDQLNAVQPKDANSDDEKMIEAHELLKKFYHHLLVNTKEGQAAFDYLTARGFTKETIEQFEIGYALDSWDFVAKFLTKRGYNPEMMEKAGLLVKKNSSDGYLDRFRNRIMFPILDHIGRTIAFSGRVLGKEQPKFLNSPETPIFNKSKVLYNFHQARVHIRKNQQVVLFEGFADVISAVRSDVQHSIATMGTSLTEAQAKIIKRNAGDVIICYDSDSAGLEATLRASKTLAAAGCKMRVAALPDGTDPDDYIRTFGAEKFKKDVIGASITLMAFKMQVFRKGKNLQDEGQRLQYIEDILKELSLLENPVEIELYLKQLSGEFSLSMDVLKSQIQDKRTGQKPERKKEQQSAPVQHVMKPAQRRLLPAFHNAERLLIAHMLRNRDIAQKVLDRIGLQFNIEEHRAIITYLYAYYEDGNEANVSSFLRKLPDNQLHQFVSDIAMLSVNEEISERELSDYIKQVLNHQNWLMIKEKEAEKHEAERQKDFVKAANIAMEVIRLKRDLK; this is translated from the coding sequence ATGGGAAATCGAATTCCCGATGAAATAATCGATAAAATTCAGCAATCGGCAGACATCGTTGATGTTGTCAGTGAATATGTTCAATTAAAGAAGCAGGGAAGAAATCATTTTGGGCTTTGCCCATTTCATGGCGAAAAATCACCATCGTTCTCCGTTTCACATGATAAGCAGATCTACCATTGCTTTGGATGTGGCTCCGGCGGGAACGTCTTTTCATTCTTGATGCAAATTGAAGGCTATTCATTTGTTGAAGCAGCTTCGGCACTCGCTGATAAACTGCATATTGATCTTCCGGATCAGCTTAACGCAGTTCAGCCAAAAGATGCAAACAGCGATGATGAAAAAATGATCGAAGCACATGAACTGCTGAAGAAGTTTTATCATCATTTACTAGTAAACACAAAAGAAGGGCAAGCTGCCTTCGATTATTTAACAGCAAGAGGGTTTACCAAAGAAACAATTGAACAGTTTGAAATTGGCTATGCTCTTGATTCCTGGGATTTCGTCGCCAAGTTTTTGACTAAACGGGGTTACAATCCTGAGATGATGGAAAAAGCAGGGCTGCTTGTTAAGAAAAACTCCTCTGATGGATATCTGGACCGTTTTCGCAATCGGATTATGTTTCCTATTCTGGATCATATCGGCCGGACCATTGCATTTTCAGGGAGGGTGCTTGGAAAAGAACAGCCTAAATTCCTTAATAGTCCCGAAACACCTATTTTTAACAAAAGCAAAGTTCTTTATAATTTTCATCAAGCTAGAGTACATATACGAAAAAATCAGCAAGTTGTCTTATTTGAAGGTTTTGCAGATGTTATTTCTGCTGTACGTTCAGATGTGCAGCATTCGATTGCAACGATGGGAACATCACTGACAGAAGCTCAGGCAAAAATCATCAAAAGAAACGCCGGAGATGTTATAATCTGTTATGATTCTGATTCTGCAGGACTTGAAGCAACATTAAGAGCTTCTAAAACACTTGCTGCTGCCGGCTGCAAAATGAGAGTTGCCGCGCTGCCTGATGGAACTGACCCTGATGACTACATCCGTACATTCGGTGCAGAAAAGTTCAAAAAAGATGTAATAGGGGCAAGCATTACGTTAATGGCTTTTAAAATGCAGGTTTTCCGCAAAGGAAAAAATCTTCAAGATGAAGGACAAAGACTGCAGTATATAGAAGACATACTGAAAGAACTCAGCCTCCTTGAAAATCCAGTGGAAATCGAACTGTATTTAAAACAGCTGTCCGGAGAATTTTCATTATCGATGGATGTTCTGAAGAGTCAAATCCAGGATAAAAGAACAGGCCAAAAGCCTGAGCGAAAAAAGGAGCAGCAGAGCGCTCCTGTCCAGCATGTGATGAAACCTGCGCAAAGAAGGCTTCTGCCGGCATTTCATAATGCTGAAAGACTTCTTATAGCGCATATGCTGCGCAATAGGGACATTGCACAAAAAGTGCTTGACCGTATAGGACTTCAATTCAATATAGAAGAGCACAGAGCGATCATTACGTACTTATATGCTTATTACGAAGATGGAAATGAAGCAAATGTCAGCTCGTTTCTTAGAAAACTGCCTGACAATCAGCTTCATCAGTTTGTTTCAGATATAGCTATGCTCTCGGTAAATGAAGAAATATCTGAACGGGAGCTGTCAGATTATATTAAACAGGTGTTGAATCACCAAAATTGGTTAATGATAAAAGAAAAAGAAGCTGAAAAGCATGAAGCAGAGCGCCAAAAGGATTTCGTCAAAGCTGCCAATATCGCCATGGAAGTCATAAGGCTTAAGCGCGATCTTAAATGA
- a CDS encoding YaiI/YqxD family protein, producing the protein MQIIVDADACPVKQEIADLAAHYQINVLFVASYNHKTSNTYGYDWVYVDTGKESADLYIVNHSYRHDLVVTQDIGLAGLLLKKGVIVMTPRGKQYTEENIEMALEFRYLSAKERRGGKHTKGPKKFTQSDRDSFIFTLEKILSKDAGISG; encoded by the coding sequence ATGCAGATAATTGTCGATGCAGATGCCTGTCCTGTTAAACAGGAAATTGCTGATCTAGCTGCCCATTATCAAATCAACGTCCTGTTTGTTGCGTCTTATAACCATAAAACATCAAATACATACGGATATGATTGGGTTTATGTGGACACCGGCAAGGAATCTGCTGATTTATACATCGTTAATCATTCTTATCGTCATGATCTGGTTGTGACGCAGGATATTGGTCTTGCAGGTCTGCTTCTGAAAAAAGGGGTTATAGTCATGACACCTCGGGGTAAACAGTATACAGAAGAAAATATTGAGATGGCGCTTGAGTTCAGGTATCTTTCTGCGAAAGAACGCCGAGGCGGAAAGCATACAAAAGGCCCCAAAAAGTTTACCCAATCAGACAGAGACAGTTTTATTTTCACACTGGAAAAGATTTTGTCGAAAGATGCAGGAATTAGTGGTTAA
- a CDS encoding pyruvate, water dikinase regulatory protein — protein MNNRYVYVVSDSVGETAELVIKAAISQFNGYAADTKIKRIPYVEDLGTIKEVVALAKLEQAIVCFTLVVPELRQGLIEEANSQGVVYYDIIGPLIDKMESAYGINAKYEPGRVRKLDEDYFKKVEAIEFAVKYDDGRDPRGIMKADIILVGVSRTSKTPLSQYLAHKRFKVANVPIVPEVEPPEELFKVSPKKCIGLKISPDKLNDIRKERLISLGLNDKAIYANIDRIKVELEYFEKVIDKIGCQVIDVSNKAVEETANMIQNIMNGYN, from the coding sequence ATGAACAATCGTTATGTCTATGTTGTATCAGATTCTGTAGGCGAAACTGCTGAACTGGTTATAAAAGCAGCTATCAGCCAATTTAACGGCTATGCAGCTGACACAAAAATTAAACGAATTCCTTACGTTGAAGATTTAGGCACAATTAAAGAAGTGGTGGCACTGGCCAAATTGGAGCAGGCAATTGTGTGCTTTACACTTGTCGTTCCTGAGCTCAGGCAGGGACTGATTGAAGAAGCAAATTCACAAGGTGTTGTCTACTATGATATCATCGGCCCATTAATAGACAAAATGGAATCTGCTTATGGGATTAATGCAAAATATGAACCGGGAAGAGTCCGTAAACTTGATGAAGATTACTTCAAAAAGGTAGAGGCCATTGAGTTTGCTGTAAAATATGATGACGGCCGTGATCCGCGAGGCATCATGAAAGCAGACATTATTCTTGTGGGAGTATCCAGAACATCTAAAACACCGCTGTCTCAGTATTTGGCTCATAAGCGCTTTAAGGTTGCGAATGTGCCGATTGTTCCTGAAGTCGAACCTCCAGAGGAACTATTTAAAGTTTCTCCAAAAAAATGCATCGGACTTAAAATCAGCCCTGATAAATTAAATGACATTAGAAAAGAAAGATTAATTTCACTTGGACTTAATGATAAAGCTATTTATGCTAATATCGACAGAATCAAAGTGGAGCTTGAATACTTTGAAAAGGTTATTGATAAAATTGGCTGTCAGGTAATTGATGTATCTAATAAAGCAGTTGAGGAAACGGCAAACATGATCCAAAATATCATGAATGGATATAACTGA
- a CDS encoding helix-turn-helix transcriptional regulator, with protein sequence MSTIELNKRQEHILQIVKDNGPITGEHIADQLNLTRATLRPDLAILTMAGYLEARPRVGYFYTGKTGAGLLSDKLKKLQVKDFQSIPVVVNENVSVYDAIVTMFLEDVGTLFVVDQGSILVGVLSRKDLLRASIGKQELASIPVNIIMTRMPNITMCRREDYIMDVAKFLINKQIDAIPVIKETEKGFEVTGRITKTNMTKILVGLAENEII encoded by the coding sequence GTGAGTACAATCGAACTTAATAAAAGACAGGAACACATTCTGCAAATTGTAAAAGACAATGGACCGATTACTGGTGAACATATTGCCGATCAGCTGAATTTAACAAGAGCGACTCTTCGGCCTGATCTCGCTATACTGACTATGGCGGGGTATCTTGAAGCGAGGCCGAGAGTTGGGTATTTTTATACAGGCAAAACAGGAGCCGGACTTCTGTCAGATAAACTGAAAAAACTGCAGGTTAAAGATTTTCAATCAATCCCTGTCGTAGTAAATGAAAATGTATCGGTTTATGATGCAATCGTTACGATGTTCCTGGAGGATGTCGGAACTTTATTTGTAGTGGATCAGGGGTCTATTCTCGTTGGAGTATTGTCCAGAAAAGATTTGCTCAGAGCAAGCATCGGAAAGCAGGAACTTGCATCCATACCTGTGAATATTATTATGACAAGAATGCCGAACATTACAATGTGCAGGCGCGAGGATTACATCATGGATGTCGCGAAGTTTTTAATAAACAAGCAAATAGATGCCATTCCAGTCATTAAAGAGACGGAAAAAGGATTTGAAGTAACGGGCAGAATTACAAAAACAAATATGACGAAGATATTGGTCGGACTAGCTGAGAATGAAATCATCTAA
- the glyS gene encoding glycine--tRNA ligase subunit beta translates to MSKHDLLLELGLEELPARFVTDAMNQLSLKVTNWLKEKNITFGEVNVFSTPRRLAVQIEGVAAKQDDIEEEAKGPAKKIALDGDGNWSKAAVGFSRGQGASVEDIFFKEIGGIEYAHVHKFIKGKETNELLADIKEIITGLTFPKNMRWGSQDLRFARPIKWMIALYGQEVIPFNITGVQTGKETRGHRFLGSDQIIDHPSEYEKALLSQFVIASPVKRKEAILTQLHHIEEENKWNIPIDKDLLEEVTNLVEYPTALFGKFEEEYLSLPEEVLVTTMKEHQRYFPVKNAEGQLLPYFVTVRNGDHNHIENVARGNEKVLRARLSDAAFFYNEDQKLVISDNVKKLDKIVFHEELGSTGDKVRRMTALSKTLAERFNVSSEEKIHALRAAEICKFDLVTHMVYEFPELQGIIGEKYAKAFGEAEEVAAAVNEHYMPRHAEDSAPATTAGAIVALADKLDTIAGFFSIGVIPTGSQDPYALRRQASGIVQILLAKKWTISLEELFDIALAPFNEIDQNKVKNELLAFFKMRVKHVLDEKKIRYDIIDAVLGAGQMELTAIMNKAAVLENAAKDESFKGIMEAFARVQNISKKAIGEAVNPELFKNKEEQELYDQYLQVKEEYETHSAVGEYNSAFASLRTLQPFIESYFNETMVMAEDDALKNNRLAQMKNLAVLIESFANMDAVIVK, encoded by the coding sequence ATGAGTAAACATGATTTGCTGCTTGAACTCGGACTTGAGGAATTGCCTGCAAGATTTGTAACGGATGCAATGAATCAGCTTTCTCTAAAAGTAACGAACTGGCTGAAAGAGAAAAATATCACTTTTGGTGAAGTAAATGTTTTTTCAACACCAAGAAGACTTGCGGTGCAAATCGAGGGTGTTGCTGCTAAACAGGATGATATCGAGGAAGAAGCTAAGGGACCTGCCAAGAAAATTGCGCTTGATGGAGACGGAAACTGGTCAAAAGCTGCTGTCGGATTTTCTAGAGGACAGGGAGCAAGTGTTGAAGATATTTTCTTTAAAGAAATTGGCGGCATTGAATATGCTCATGTCCATAAGTTCATAAAAGGAAAAGAAACGAATGAGCTCTTAGCAGATATAAAAGAGATCATTACCGGCCTTACGTTTCCTAAAAATATGCGCTGGGGATCTCAGGACCTGAGATTTGCAAGACCGATAAAATGGATGATCGCTCTGTACGGCCAGGAAGTGATTCCTTTTAACATTACTGGCGTGCAAACAGGAAAAGAAACAAGAGGACACCGTTTTTTAGGCTCAGATCAAATCATTGATCATCCATCTGAGTATGAAAAGGCTCTTCTTTCACAGTTTGTCATTGCTTCTCCTGTAAAAAGAAAAGAAGCTATTCTAACTCAGCTGCATCATATTGAAGAAGAAAATAAGTGGAACATTCCAATCGACAAAGATTTATTAGAAGAAGTGACAAATCTGGTTGAGTATCCTACTGCTTTATTTGGAAAATTTGAAGAAGAATACCTGTCTCTTCCGGAAGAAGTGCTTGTGACAACGATGAAAGAACATCAGCGTTATTTTCCTGTAAAAAATGCGGAAGGACAATTGCTTCCTTATTTTGTAACAGTAAGAAATGGTGACCACAATCATATTGAAAATGTGGCAAGAGGAAATGAAAAAGTCTTGCGCGCACGTTTGTCAGACGCAGCATTCTTTTACAATGAAGACCAAAAGCTTGTGATTTCGGATAATGTGAAAAAACTTGATAAAATTGTTTTCCATGAAGAGCTTGGATCTACTGGAGATAAAGTCAGAAGAATGACTGCCCTGTCAAAAACTCTAGCTGAGCGATTTAATGTTTCCTCCGAAGAAAAAATACATGCCTTGCGGGCAGCTGAGATTTGCAAATTTGACCTTGTTACTCACATGGTTTATGAATTTCCTGAATTGCAGGGGATAATTGGTGAAAAGTACGCCAAGGCATTTGGTGAAGCAGAAGAAGTTGCTGCGGCTGTGAATGAGCATTACATGCCGCGGCATGCTGAAGATTCAGCACCTGCAACAACTGCAGGTGCGATCGTGGCATTAGCAGATAAACTTGATACGATTGCAGGTTTCTTCTCTATCGGCGTCATTCCGACTGGTTCACAGGATCCCTACGCCCTTAGACGCCAGGCAAGCGGTATTGTTCAAATCCTTTTAGCGAAAAAGTGGACTATTTCTTTAGAAGAATTATTTGACATTGCTCTTGCGCCTTTTAATGAAATTGATCAAAATAAAGTAAAAAATGAACTCCTCGCATTTTTCAAAATGAGAGTAAAGCATGTTCTTGATGAGAAGAAAATCAGATATGATATTATTGATGCAGTGCTTGGCGCAGGCCAAATGGAACTGACAGCCATCATGAACAAAGCAGCAGTTTTAGAAAATGCAGCTAAAGATGAAAGCTTTAAGGGTATTATGGAAGCTTTTGCGAGAGTTCAAAATATCTCGAAAAAAGCAATCGGGGAAGCTGTTAATCCAGAGCTCTTTAAAAATAAAGAGGAGCAGGAGCTATATGATCAATATTTGCAGGTGAAAGAGGAGTATGAAACACATTCAGCCGTCGGTGAGTACAATTCTGCATTTGCATCCCTCCGTACATTGCAGCCATTTATCGAATCATATTTTAACGAAACAATGGTTATGGCTGAAGACGATGCTTTGAAAAATAATCGTCTTGCACAAATGAAAAATCTTGCTGTATTGATTGAATCCTTTGCTAATATGGATGCTGTCATTGTAAAGTGA
- the glyQ gene encoding glycine--tRNA ligase subunit alpha, translating to MNIQDMIVTLQKHWSDHGCILMQAYDTEKGAGTMSPYTFLKAIGPEPWRVAYVEPSRRPADGRYGENPNRLYQHHQFQVIIKPSPDNIQELYLDSLKALGIDPLKHDIRFVEDNWENPSLGCAGLGWEVWLDGMEITQFTYFQQVGGIECKPVSVEITYGIERLASYIQDKENVFDLEWTDGFTVRDIFLMPEYEHSKYTFETSDADMLFNLFSIYEKEAHRQMDEGLVHPAYDYVLKCSHTFNLLDARGAISVTERTGYIGRVRNLARKVAKTFYEEREKLGFPMLKKEEAKTDE from the coding sequence TTGAATATTCAAGACATGATAGTAACATTGCAAAAGCATTGGTCAGATCACGGCTGTATTTTAATGCAGGCCTATGATACTGAAAAAGGAGCAGGGACGATGAGTCCATACACGTTCCTGAAGGCGATAGGTCCTGAACCGTGGAGAGTGGCTTATGTAGAGCCATCCCGCCGTCCTGCTGATGGCCGCTACGGGGAAAACCCAAACCGCCTTTATCAGCATCATCAATTCCAGGTTATCATAAAGCCGTCTCCTGACAATATTCAGGAATTGTATTTGGATTCATTAAAAGCTTTGGGAATTGATCCGCTGAAACATGATATCCGTTTCGTTGAAGATAACTGGGAGAACCCTTCACTTGGCTGTGCTGGACTTGGCTGGGAGGTCTGGCTTGATGGAATGGAAATTACTCAGTTTACCTATTTCCAGCAAGTGGGCGGAATTGAGTGCAAACCCGTATCTGTTGAGATCACATATGGCATTGAACGCCTTGCTTCCTATATCCAGGATAAAGAAAATGTATTTGACTTAGAATGGACAGATGGATTTACCGTTCGCGATATTTTCTTGATGCCTGAATATGAGCATTCAAAATATACATTTGAAACGTCAGACGCTGATATGCTGTTTAATCTATTTTCGATCTATGAAAAAGAAGCGCATCGGCAAATGGACGAAGGACTCGTACATCCCGCTTATGACTATGTTTTGAAATGCTCCCATACATTCAACCTCCTTGATGCAAGAGGAGCCATTTCTGTAACAGAGAGAACGGGATACATTGGACGTGTAAGAAACTTAGCAAGAAAAGTGGCAAAAACGTTTTATGAGGAAAGAGAAAAACTAGGATTTCCAATGCTGAAAAAAGAGGAGGCTAAAACAGATGAGTAA
- the recO gene encoding DNA repair protein RecO, with protein sequence MLQKCEGIVIRTNDYGETNKIVTIYTRELGKVGVMARGAKKPNSRLTSSTQLFTYGYFLFQKSSGLGGLQQGETISSMRGIREDIFLTAYASYTAELLDKSTEQNEPNPFLFELFNQTLQLLNEGVDPDVLLYIFEMKIVNVLGLYPQLDSCVNCSSKDGTFHFSIRENGFICHRCFEVDPYRLPISQATAKLLRLFYYFDLERLGKVTVKPETKAELKLVIDSYYSEYSGIFLKSKKFLDQMESLKGKLT encoded by the coding sequence TTGCTTCAAAAGTGTGAAGGCATTGTCATTAGAACAAATGATTACGGTGAAACAAATAAAATTGTGACAATCTATACCCGTGAACTTGGGAAGGTGGGGGTAATGGCCAGAGGGGCAAAAAAGCCTAATAGCCGGTTAACCTCTTCCACTCAGTTATTCACATACGGGTATTTCTTATTTCAGAAGTCTTCCGGACTAGGAGGGCTGCAGCAGGGCGAGACCATTTCTTCTATGAGGGGGATTAGGGAAGATATCTTTCTGACGGCATATGCTTCATATACAGCAGAATTGCTTGATAAAAGCACAGAGCAAAATGAGCCTAATCCCTTTCTTTTTGAATTATTCAATCAGACCCTTCAGCTCCTGAACGAAGGCGTTGATCCTGATGTCCTGCTTTATATTTTTGAGATGAAAATCGTGAATGTTCTTGGGTTATATCCGCAGCTTGATTCATGCGTAAACTGCAGCAGCAAGGATGGAACCTTTCATTTCTCAATAAGAGAAAACGGTTTTATCTGTCACAGATGCTTCGAGGTCGATCCGTACAGACTGCCGATTTCCCAGGCTACCGCTAAATTATTGCGTTTATTTTATTATTTTGATTTAGAAAGGCTGGGGAAAGTAACTGTAAAGCCGGAAACAAAAGCTGAACTTAAATTGGTGATTGATTCCTATTACAGTGAATACTCAGGAATATTTCTAAAGTCAAAAAAATTTTTAGATCAGATGGAATCATTAAAAGGGAAACTGACTTAA
- a CDS encoding YqzL family protein, whose product MLDFTWKVFIQTGNIDTYLLFKELEKDTGDGPDSQDHELAEADFPIS is encoded by the coding sequence ATGTTGGATTTTACCTGGAAAGTCTTTATTCAAACAGGTAATATTGATACCTATCTTCTTTTTAAGGAACTGGAAAAAGATACTGGTGACGGACCCGATTCACAAGATCATGAGCTGGCGGAAGCTGACTTTCCAATTTCGTGA
- the era gene encoding GTPase Era yields MNRNEPEYKSGFVSIIGRPNVGKSTFLNRVIGQKIAIMSDKPQTTRNKIQGVYTTNESQIVFIDTPGIHKPKHKLGDFMMKVAQNTLKEVDVVLFMINAEEGYGRGDEFIIEKLQHTKTPVFLIINKIDQIHPDQLLPLIDQYRAYYPFKEIIPISALQGNNVDTLLEQIESYLPAGPQYYPADQVTDHPERFIISELIREKVLHLTREEIPHSVAVVIDAIERRDNNQSIYVSATVIVERDSQKGIVIGKQGKMLKEVGQRARVDIEALLGTKVFLELWVKVQKDWRNKMTQLRDFGFREDEY; encoded by the coding sequence ATGAATAGAAATGAACCTGAATACAAATCCGGCTTTGTTTCCATCATTGGAAGACCAAATGTAGGGAAATCAACGTTCCTTAATCGGGTGATTGGCCAAAAGATTGCGATTATGAGTGACAAACCTCAGACTACACGCAATAAAATACAAGGCGTATACACAACAAATGAATCTCAAATTGTTTTCATAGATACACCAGGAATACACAAACCAAAGCACAAGCTCGGTGACTTCATGATGAAAGTAGCGCAAAACACGTTAAAAGAAGTAGATGTTGTTTTGTTCATGATTAATGCTGAAGAAGGATACGGCCGCGGTGATGAATTTATTATTGAAAAACTGCAGCACACAAAAACACCTGTATTTTTGATTATCAATAAAATCGATCAGATCCATCCTGATCAATTGCTTCCATTAATTGATCAATATCGAGCTTATTATCCATTTAAAGAAATCATTCCAATCTCTGCGCTGCAGGGGAACAATGTCGATACGCTGCTTGAACAGATTGAATCCTATTTGCCTGCAGGTCCTCAATACTATCCTGCAGATCAAGTAACAGATCATCCTGAGAGATTTATTATTTCTGAATTGATCCGCGAGAAGGTGCTGCATTTAACCCGGGAAGAAATTCCTCATTCAGTTGCCGTTGTTATTGATGCTATTGAGAGACGGGACAATAACCAGTCTATTTATGTCAGCGCAACGGTAATTGTTGAACGTGATTCACAAAAAGGTATTGTCATCGGCAAGCAGGGGAAAATGCTGAAAGAAGTGGGACAGAGAGCCCGTGTCGACATTGAGGCGCTGCTTGGCACTAAAGTCTTTCTCGAGCTGTGGGTAAAAGTTCAAAAGGATTGGCGCAATAAAATGACCCAGCTTCGGGATTTCGGATTTAGAGAAGATGAATATTAA
- a CDS encoding cytidine deaminase — translation MNSEQLIKEAKAAREMAYVPYSKFQVGAALLTKDGKVYRGCNIENASYGMTNCAERTALFKAVSEGDKEFAAIAIVADTEGPVSPCGACRQVISELCPKDMKVILTNLNGDVKEWTVADLLPGAFSAEDLHE, via the coding sequence TTGAACTCTGAACAACTCATCAAAGAAGCAAAAGCAGCACGCGAAATGGCATATGTTCCTTATTCCAAATTCCAAGTTGGGGCTGCTCTATTAACGAAAGACGGAAAAGTATACAGAGGCTGCAACATTGAAAACGCCTCATACGGCATGACAAATTGTGCTGAACGGACAGCGTTGTTTAAAGCTGTTTCAGAAGGCGACAAAGAGTTTGCAGCCATCGCAATTGTTGCTGATACAGAAGGTCCTGTTTCACCGTGCGGAGCCTGCAGACAGGTGATTTCTGAACTTTGTCCAAAGGACATGAAGGTCATCCTGACAAATCTGAATGGTGATGTAAAAGAATGGACAGTGGCAGATTTATTGCCCGGGGCATTTTCAGCGGAGGATCTTCATGAATAG
- a CDS encoding diacylglycerol kinase family protein, with the protein MHMGSKGRSERERFIRSFSYAWDGIKSTFRSERNFQIHTVICILVAAAAFFYHITLTEWLIILFLIGGMLSLELMNTAVERLVDLVTAEYHPLAKAAKDAAAGAVLIYAVLAVIIGLIIFIPKIL; encoded by the coding sequence ATGCATATGGGCTCAAAAGGGAGATCTGAGCGGGAACGTTTCATTAGAAGCTTTTCCTATGCGTGGGATGGGATAAAGAGCACATTTAGATCTGAACGTAATTTTCAAATACATACCGTCATTTGTATTCTTGTTGCCGCTGCAGCTTTCTTTTATCATATCACGCTCACTGAATGGCTTATCATCCTTTTTTTAATAGGGGGAATGCTGTCGCTTGAGCTGATGAACACGGCCGTAGAACGGCTTGTGGACCTTGTCACGGCAGAATATCATCCGCTTGCAAAAGCAGCTAAAGATGCTGCAGCAGGTGCTGTTTTGATTTATGCAGTGCTAGCAGTTATTATAGGGTTAATCATCTTTATCCCTAAAATTTTATAA